From a single Sorghum bicolor cultivar BTx623 chromosome 5, Sorghum_bicolor_NCBIv3, whole genome shotgun sequence genomic region:
- the LOC8071988 gene encoding barwin produces the protein MAGMTAVGKKLALAAALLCAAAAMAAAQQASGVRATYNYYNPAQNNWNLAGTYCATWDASKPLSWRSKYGWTAFCGPAGPTGQASCGQCLLVTNSATGASLTVRIVDQCSNGGLDLDYDTAFKPLDTNGAGLNAGHLTVSYQFVNCGDN, from the exons ATGGCGGGGATGACAGCAGTCGGCAAGAAGCTGGCCCTTGCGGCGGCGCTGCTgtgcgcggcggcggccatggcggcggcgcagcaggcgTCCGGCGTGCGCGCCAcgtacaactactacaacccgGCGCAGAACAACTGGAACCTAGCTGGGACGTACTGCGCCACGTGGGACGCCAGCAAGCCGCTGTCGTGGCGCAGCAAGTACGGCTGGACCGCCTTCTGCGGGCCCGCCGGTCCCACTGGACAGGCCTCATGCGGGCAGTGTCTCCTG GTGACGAACTCGGCGACGGGGGCGTCGCTGACGGTGAGGATCGTGGACCAGTGCAGCAACGGCGGGCTGGACCTGGACTACGACACGGCGTTCAAGCCGCTGGACACCAACGGTGCGGGCCTCAATGCTGGCCACCTCACCGTCAGCTACCAGTTCGTCAACTGCGGCGACAACTGA